From the Leisingera thetidis genome, the window CAGTCCACGGTGATTGCGTCGCGGGCCTGGAAGGCGGCCCAGGTGTCCTCGGCATAGACCGCAACGCCCGCCTGGTTGGGCAGCACGGCGGCGCGGATGTAGCCTTTGACCGCCGTGGCGCCGGCATCGTCGAACCCGTTGGCCAGCCCGCCCATCCGCGGGCTGCGGATGATCACGGCAACCATCTGGTCCGGCAGATGCAGGTCCATCGCATACATCGCGGTGCCGTTGGTCTTGGGCCGCGAGTCCTTGCGCTTGACCTGCGGGTTGCCGATCAGGCGGAAGTCGCCGGGGTCTTTCAGCCGCGGCTCTGCCGGGGCTTCCATCTGCGCGGCGGCGGCGACAAACTCTGCCAGCGGCGCCTCCTGGCCTGCGCCCTTGATGATACTGTCCGCAAGGGTCAGCTCTGCGGGGTCGGCGCCCCACGCCTCGGCAGCGGCCCTGATCAGCATTTCACGGGCGGCAGCGCCGGCCTTGCGGTACTGCAGGAAGGAATTCGCCATCGCGGTGGAACCGCCGGTGCCCTGCATCTGCCCGAACGCCAGATTGGCATAGCGCGAGGGATCGGAGGGTGCGAATTCATACCGGATGCCCTCCATCGGCACACCCAGCTCCTCGGCGATCAGGGTGGTGAGGCCGGTGGCCGGGCCCTGGCCCGTCTCGAAGTGCTTGACGATGGCGGTGACGGTGCCGTCTGCATCGATCCGAACAAACGGGTTCAGCTGCGCAGGCGCGGAGGCGGCGGCCAGCACGCCATCGGGGCGGGCGCCCACATAGAGGACGGCAGCGGCGGCGGCAGCGGATTTGAGGAAGCCGCGGCGGGAGGTGTCGAGAGTCATATCAGGCCTCCAACATAAGGGACGCGCGCTGGATCGCGGCGCGGATGCGCTGGTAGGTGGCGCAGCGGCAGGCGTTGCCGTTCATGTAATCGTCGATCTCCTCGACCGTCGGCTTGGGGTTTTCGCTCAGCAATCCCACGGCGGACATGATCTGGCCTGACTGGCAGTAGCCGCATTGCACCACGTCCAGCGCGACCCAGGCGTCCTGCACAGCCTGCGCAACCTTGGAGTTCAGGCCCTCGATGGTGGTGATCTCGGCGCCTTCGGCATCCTCGGCGTAGGTCTGGCAGGCGCGCACCGGCACGCCGTCCAGATGCACGGTGCAGGCGCCGCAGGCGGCGACGCCGCAGCCGTACTTGGTGCCGGTCAGCTTCAGTTCATCCCGGATCACCCACAACAGCGGGGTTCCGGGGTCGGCCTCGACCTCATGTGTCTGGCCGTTGAGGTTCAGTGATAGTGCCATGGCTGGGGCCTCCATTGGTGACGCGGCCTGCCCGGTGCGGACCGGGGCGGATACAGGCGCCGCTGTTTTCTGCTCTCTGCAACCTAGGGGCTGGCTTGCGGATTGCCCTGCCCGATCCTCCGGATGATCTGCCTGATCCTCCGGAGGATCGGGATTTGCGGTTCTGCCGCCGCTGCCGCCGGCCTATAGTCACGCAGAACAGGAGGAGCGCCCATGGTGCCGCAGGATCTGATTGCCGACGTTGCTGCCTTTGTCCGCGCAAACCGCGCCGGGGATGACGGGTGCGAAACCGGGGTCGGCGGGCTGTATGCCTTTTGCCGCGAGAACCCGACCGCGTTTCAGGCGATGGTTTATGAGCCGGTCATGTGCATGGTGCTGCAAGGCGCCAAGGAAGCGCATCTGGAGGACCGGGTGGTCCGTTACGGCGCGGGCATGTCGCTGATCGTCAGCCATGCGCTGCCGGTGACGGCCGGGGTGATCGATGCCGCGCCGGACCGGCCATATGTCTCGCTGGTGCTGCGGCTGGATCTGACCACCGCGCGCAGCCTTTACGAGGAGGCCGGCGCGGCAGAGGGGCAGCAGCCGGGCACGCACTCGATGAGCGTGGCGGACAGCGATGCGGCGCTGACCGATGTGATGGCGCGGCTGTTCCGGCTGTCGCACGACCCGGTCGAGGTGCAGGCGCTGGCGCCCTTGGTGCTGAAGGAGATCCATTTCCGGCTGCTGCGGGCCCAGCATGGCGGCA encodes:
- a CDS encoding AraC family transcriptional regulator, which translates into the protein MVPQDLIADVAAFVRANRAGDDGCETGVGGLYAFCRENPTAFQAMVYEPVMCMVLQGAKEAHLEDRVVRYGAGMSLIVSHALPVTAGVIDAAPDRPYVSLVLRLDLTTARSLYEEAGAAEGQQPGTHSMSVADSDAALTDVMARLFRLSHDPVEVQALAPLVLKEIHFRLLRAQHGGMLRQLLLHESPASRISKAIALIREGYRAPIAVAELAAAAGMSQSTFHAHFKALTSTTPLQYQKELRLLEARRLLMSGGRSVASAAYDVGYESPTQFSREYARKFGIPPRDEKPAAAAAS
- a CDS encoding (2Fe-2S)-binding protein, which encodes MALSLNLNGQTHEVEADPGTPLLWVIRDELKLTGTKYGCGVAACGACTVHLDGVPVRACQTYAEDAEGAEITTIEGLNSKVAQAVQDAWVALDVVQCGYCQSGQIMSAVGLLSENPKPTVEEIDDYMNGNACRCATYQRIRAAIQRASLMLEA